A region from the Kribbella shirazensis genome encodes:
- the gcvT gene encoding glycine cleavage system aminomethyltransferase GcvT, giving the protein MTQAPELKKSPLHERHVALGAKFAEFGGWEMPLEYGGVVAEHTAVRTSVGVFDVSHLGKATVKGPGAAAYVNACLTNDLGKIAPGQAQYTLCCNERGGVVDDLIAYLHADDDVFLIPNAANTAEVVRLLQADAPDGVEVTNVHDDYAILAVQGAKSDEVVSAIGLPTGHDYMSFATADFSGTPVVVCRTGYTGERGFELVVPNAAAVAVFDALLQAGEQYGIVPAGLGARDTLRTEMGYPLHGQDISPDITPVQARSGWAVGWKKEHFWGDAALRAEKERGAARILRGLRASGRGIPRPHMTVLDQSGTALGEVTSGTFSPTLKKGIALALLDATVKEGDQVIVDIRGRQETFDVVKPPFVTVHVR; this is encoded by the coding sequence ATGACCCAGGCACCTGAGCTGAAGAAGTCCCCGTTGCACGAGCGTCACGTCGCGCTCGGAGCCAAGTTCGCCGAGTTCGGCGGCTGGGAGATGCCTCTGGAGTACGGCGGCGTGGTGGCCGAGCACACCGCGGTCCGTACGTCGGTCGGCGTCTTCGACGTGAGCCATCTCGGCAAGGCGACCGTGAAGGGCCCGGGCGCCGCGGCCTACGTGAACGCCTGCCTGACCAACGACCTCGGCAAGATCGCGCCCGGCCAGGCGCAGTACACCTTGTGCTGCAACGAGCGCGGGGGAGTGGTCGACGACCTGATCGCCTACCTGCACGCGGACGACGACGTGTTCCTGATCCCGAACGCCGCCAACACCGCCGAGGTGGTCCGCCTCCTCCAGGCCGACGCCCCCGACGGCGTCGAGGTCACCAACGTGCACGACGACTACGCGATCCTCGCCGTGCAGGGCGCGAAGAGCGACGAGGTGGTGTCCGCGATCGGCCTGCCGACCGGCCACGACTACATGTCGTTCGCGACCGCCGACTTCTCCGGTACGCCGGTCGTCGTCTGCCGCACCGGCTACACGGGCGAGCGCGGGTTCGAACTCGTCGTACCGAACGCCGCCGCGGTGGCGGTCTTCGACGCGCTGCTGCAGGCCGGTGAGCAGTACGGCATCGTCCCGGCCGGGCTCGGGGCGCGCGACACGTTGCGGACCGAGATGGGGTACCCGCTGCACGGCCAGGACATCTCGCCGGACATCACGCCCGTCCAGGCGCGGTCCGGATGGGCCGTCGGCTGGAAGAAGGAGCACTTCTGGGGCGACGCGGCGCTGCGGGCCGAGAAGGAACGCGGCGCGGCCCGGATCCTGCGCGGTCTGCGCGCCTCCGGAAGGGGTATTCCGCGGCCGCACATGACAGTTCTGGATCAATCCGGCACGGCGTTGGGTGAAGTCACCTCGGGAACGTTCTCGCCGACGCTGAAGAAAGGCATCGCGCTCGCGCTGCTCGACGCGACGGTGAAAGAAGGCGATCAGGTGATCGTCGACATCCGCGGCCGCCAGGAGACCTTCGACGTGGTGAAACCGCCGTTCGTGACCGTTCATGTGCGGTGA
- a CDS encoding leucyl aminopeptidase: MTTITLSKSDAAGVKTDAVVIGVVKLGGGVALPAGTESLNAAYGGKLVEVLSGLGATGKTGEVTKVPGPQSSRPGKSATLIAVGLGAAPDGELKTEDLRAAAGAGVRAAKTSQTVAFALPTPDAECVRAVAEGALMGRYAFTAYKSSDGADSADSVPGNLTVLTDLARNKDAKAALERAQVTAEAVAQVRDWVNTPPSDLHPAEFAADAVKLGKEYGVKVEVLDEKALAKGGYGGILGVGQGSTNPPRLVRLTYTPRKPVTHLAFVGKGITFDSGGLSLKTSTGMVSMKSDMAGAAAVIGATIAIARLGLPVQVTTYAAMAENMPSGSAARPSDVLTMYGGKTVEVLNTDAEGRLVLGDALVRASEDGPDLIVDVATLTGACVVALGTKVAGAFGNADSARDRVVDAAVAAGESMWPLPVPSEMLDKLKSHSKVADLANITGEPWGGALAAAAFLGDFVADGIDWVHLDVAGPAFNDGAASGYTPNGGTGYAVRTLVELAASAS; encoded by the coding sequence GTGACCACCATCACCCTGAGCAAGTCAGATGCCGCCGGCGTCAAGACCGACGCCGTGGTCATCGGCGTGGTCAAACTCGGCGGCGGCGTCGCTCTGCCGGCCGGCACCGAGTCGCTGAACGCCGCGTACGGCGGGAAGCTGGTGGAGGTGCTGTCCGGCCTCGGCGCCACCGGCAAGACGGGCGAGGTGACGAAGGTGCCCGGGCCTCAGTCGAGCCGGCCGGGCAAGTCCGCGACGCTGATCGCCGTCGGTCTCGGCGCGGCCCCCGACGGCGAGCTGAAGACCGAGGACCTGCGGGCCGCGGCCGGCGCCGGTGTGCGGGCCGCGAAGACCTCGCAGACGGTCGCGTTCGCGCTGCCGACGCCGGACGCCGAGTGCGTGCGCGCGGTTGCCGAAGGCGCGTTGATGGGGCGGTACGCGTTCACGGCGTACAAGTCGTCGGACGGCGCCGACAGTGCCGACAGTGTCCCCGGCAACCTCACCGTCCTCACCGACCTGGCCCGGAACAAGGACGCCAAGGCCGCGCTCGAGCGCGCCCAGGTGACCGCCGAGGCCGTCGCCCAGGTCCGGGACTGGGTGAACACCCCGCCGTCGGACCTGCACCCGGCCGAGTTCGCCGCCGACGCCGTCAAGCTCGGCAAGGAGTACGGCGTCAAGGTCGAGGTCCTCGACGAGAAGGCGCTCGCGAAGGGCGGGTACGGCGGCATCCTCGGCGTCGGCCAGGGCTCGACGAACCCGCCGCGGCTGGTCCGGCTGACCTACACGCCCCGCAAGCCGGTCACGCACCTGGCGTTCGTCGGCAAGGGCATCACGTTCGACTCCGGCGGCCTGTCGCTGAAGACGTCGACCGGCATGGTGAGCATGAAGTCCGACATGGCCGGCGCGGCCGCCGTGATCGGTGCCACGATCGCGATCGCGCGGCTCGGCCTGCCGGTCCAGGTGACGACGTACGCCGCGATGGCGGAGAACATGCCGTCCGGTTCGGCGGCCCGGCCGTCCGACGTCCTGACCATGTACGGCGGCAAGACCGTCGAGGTGCTGAACACCGACGCCGAGGGCCGGCTGGTGCTCGGCGACGCGCTGGTCCGGGCGTCCGAGGACGGGCCCGACCTGATCGTCGACGTGGCCACCCTGACCGGCGCCTGCGTCGTTGCCCTCGGCACCAAGGTGGCCGGCGCGTTCGGGAACGCCGACAGCGCCCGGGACCGGGTCGTCGACGCGGCCGTCGCGGCCGGTGAGTCGATGTGGCCGCTGCCGGTCCCGTCCGAGATGCTGGACAAGCTGAAGTCGCACTCGAAGGTCGCGGACCTCGCCAACATCACGGGCGAGCCGTGGGGCGGCGCGCTCGCGGCGGCCGCCTTCCTCGGCGACTTCGTTGCTGACGGCATCGACTGGGTCCACCTGGACGTGGCCGGCCCGGCGTTCAACGACGGCGCGGCCTCGGGTTACACCCCGAACGGCGGGACCGGGTACGCGGTCCGCACCCTGGTGGAGCTGGCCGCCTCGGCGAGCTGA
- the lpdA gene encoding dihydrolipoyl dehydrogenase: MTDSATGTTYDLVILGGGSGGYAAGLRAATLGLSVALVEKDKVGGTCLHRGCIPTKALLHAAEVADSARDGEQFGVRTTLEGVDMGGVNKYKDGVVDRLFKGLQGQLKARGITVIEGEGRLTSATTVQVGDTTYTGRNVILASGSYSRSLPGLELDGHRVIASEHALTLDRVPESAVVLGGGVIGVEFASAWTSFGTKVTIVEALPRLVPGEDADCSKTLERAFRKRKIAFRTGTAFESVEVTDSGVRVTVAGGEVIEAEVLLVAVGRGPNTAGLGYEEVGVALDRGFVTVDSTLQTSVPGVYAVGDIVPGLQLAHRGFQQGIFVAEHLAGLAPTPIDEAGIPRVTYSEPEVASVGLTEEQARAKYGDVEILNYNLGGNGKSQILKTAGFVKLVRARDGAVVGLHMVGSRVGELIGEAQLIYNWEAYPADVAPLVHAHPTQNEALGEAHLALAGKPLHFHD; encoded by the coding sequence GTGACTGACAGCGCTACTGGTACGACGTACGACCTGGTGATTCTCGGCGGCGGCAGCGGTGGCTACGCCGCCGGACTGCGCGCGGCGACGCTCGGCCTGTCCGTGGCGCTGGTCGAGAAGGACAAGGTCGGCGGGACCTGTCTGCACCGCGGCTGCATCCCGACCAAGGCGCTGCTGCACGCCGCCGAGGTCGCGGACTCGGCCCGCGACGGTGAACAGTTCGGCGTCCGGACGACGCTCGAGGGCGTCGACATGGGCGGTGTGAACAAGTACAAGGACGGCGTCGTCGACCGGCTGTTCAAGGGCCTGCAGGGCCAGTTGAAGGCGCGCGGCATCACCGTGATCGAGGGCGAGGGACGACTGACCTCGGCCACCACGGTCCAGGTCGGCGACACGACGTACACCGGCCGCAACGTCATCCTCGCCTCCGGCTCGTACTCGCGGTCGCTGCCCGGTCTCGAGCTCGACGGGCACCGGGTGATCGCGAGTGAGCACGCGCTGACGCTCGACCGGGTGCCCGAGTCGGCCGTGGTGCTGGGCGGCGGCGTGATCGGGGTCGAGTTCGCCTCCGCGTGGACGTCGTTCGGTACCAAGGTGACGATCGTCGAGGCGCTGCCGCGGCTGGTCCCGGGCGAGGACGCGGACTGTTCGAAGACGCTGGAGCGCGCGTTCCGGAAGCGGAAGATCGCGTTCAGGACGGGTACGGCGTTCGAGTCCGTCGAGGTCACCGACAGCGGTGTCCGGGTGACCGTCGCGGGCGGCGAGGTGATCGAGGCCGAAGTACTGCTGGTCGCGGTCGGACGCGGGCCGAACACGGCCGGCCTCGGCTACGAAGAGGTCGGGGTCGCGCTGGACCGCGGGTTCGTGACTGTGGACTCGACGCTGCAGACCAGCGTTCCGGGCGTCTACGCGGTCGGCGACATCGTGCCGGGGCTGCAGCTCGCGCACCGCGGGTTCCAGCAGGGCATCTTCGTCGCGGAGCACCTCGCCGGCCTGGCGCCGACGCCGATCGACGAGGCCGGCATCCCGCGCGTGACGTACTCCGAGCCGGAGGTCGCGTCGGTCGGGCTGACCGAGGAGCAGGCGCGGGCGAAGTACGGCGACGTCGAGATCCTCAACTACAACCTCGGCGGCAACGGCAAGTCGCAGATCCTGAAGACGGCCGGGTTCGTGAAGCTGGTGCGTGCTCGCGACGGCGCCGTGGTCGGGCTGCACATGGTCGGTTCGCGCGTCGGCGAGCTGATCGGTGAGGCCCAGCTGATCTACAACTGGGAGGCGTACCCGGCCGACGTCGCGCCGCTGGTGCACGCCCACCCGACGCAGAACGAGGCCCTCGGCGAGGCGCATCTCGCCCTGGCCGGGAAACCTTTGCACTTCCATGACTGA
- the sucB gene encoding 2-oxoglutarate dehydrogenase, E2 component, dihydrolipoamide succinyltransferase, whose protein sequence is MPTSVSLPALGESVTEGTVTRWLKQVGDTVAVDEPLLEVSTDKVDTEIPSPVAGTLLEIKAAEDETVEVGAELAVIGDAGEASSAPAAPSESAPSESAPAAESAPAEAAPAEQSGPGEQPAQAAPAEAPAAAPAPAAQAAPQPAADSTQAESPATDANASQAASGTPVTLPALGESVTEGTVTRWLKQVGDDVAVDEPLLEVSTDKVDTEIPSPVAGKLLEIKVAEDETVEVGAELAIVGSGAAAPAASSAPAAPAESAPAPEAAPAQSAPAQSAAPAPAPQAAPAPQASAPAPAPAAAPAQAPAPQAAPVPAAAAPAPQAAPAPAATQAPAVSAPSPNGAAADGPNYVTPLVRKLAAEHQVDLNAVQGTGVGGRIRKQDVIAAAEAKKAAAAAAAAPAAQAPAAAAAKSPVVSPLRGTTEKMSRIRKAIASHMVNSLKVSAQLTTVVEVDVTEIAKLRNAKKAEFEAREGVKLSFLPFFALAAVDALKQYPKLNASIDEEKGEITYHAAEHLGIAVDVERGLMVPVVHNAGDLNIAGLAKKIADLADRTRNNKVLPDEMAGGTFTITNTGSRGALFDTPILNQPQVGMLGTGAVVKRPVVITHPELGETIAIRQMVYLALTYDHRLVDGADAARYLTAVKQRLEEAQFDV, encoded by the coding sequence ATGCCGACCTCTGTATCCCTGCCGGCCCTCGGGGAGAGCGTCACCGAAGGAACCGTCACCCGCTGGCTCAAGCAGGTCGGCGACACGGTTGCCGTCGACGAGCCCCTGCTGGAGGTTTCGACCGACAAGGTCGACACCGAGATCCCGAGCCCTGTCGCCGGCACCCTGCTGGAGATCAAGGCCGCCGAGGACGAGACCGTCGAGGTCGGCGCCGAGCTGGCCGTCATCGGTGACGCCGGCGAGGCCTCCTCCGCTCCCGCCGCCCCGTCCGAGTCGGCTCCGTCCGAGTCGGCTCCGGCCGCCGAGTCCGCACCGGCTGAGGCGGCTCCGGCTGAGCAGTCCGGACCTGGCGAGCAGCCGGCCCAGGCCGCTCCCGCCGAGGCCCCCGCAGCCGCCCCGGCCCCCGCTGCCCAGGCTGCCCCCCAGCCCGCCGCCGACTCGACCCAAGCGGAGTCTCCGGCCACCGACGCAAACGCCTCCCAGGCAGCGTCCGGTACGCCGGTGACGCTCCCGGCGCTCGGCGAGAGCGTGACCGAGGGCACCGTCACCCGCTGGCTGAAGCAGGTCGGCGACGACGTGGCGGTCGACGAGCCGCTGCTCGAGGTCTCCACCGACAAGGTCGACACCGAGATCCCGAGCCCGGTCGCGGGCAAGCTGCTGGAGATCAAGGTCGCCGAGGACGAGACCGTGGAGGTCGGCGCCGAGCTGGCCATCGTCGGCTCCGGCGCCGCCGCCCCCGCGGCCTCCTCCGCCCCGGCTGCCCCGGCCGAGTCCGCTCCGGCTCCCGAGGCTGCTCCGGCTCAGTCGGCTCCGGCTCAGTCGGCTGCCCCGGCCCCCGCCCCGCAGGCTGCCCCGGCGCCGCAGGCCTCGGCTCCCGCACCGGCTCCTGCTGCCGCTCCGGCCCAGGCCCCGGCCCCGCAGGCTGCACCTGTTCCGGCTGCTGCCGCCCCCGCTCCGCAGGCTGCTCCGGCACCTGCGGCGACCCAGGCGCCTGCGGTCTCCGCTCCCTCCCCGAACGGCGCAGCCGCCGACGGCCCGAACTACGTCACCCCGCTGGTACGCAAGCTCGCCGCGGAGCACCAGGTCGACCTGAACGCCGTACAGGGCACCGGAGTCGGCGGCCGGATCCGCAAGCAGGACGTCATCGCCGCCGCCGAGGCCAAGAAGGCCGCCGCGGCCGCCGCGGCCGCCCCGGCAGCCCAGGCACCCGCCGCCGCGGCCGCGAAGTCCCCGGTGGTCAGCCCGCTGCGCGGGACGACCGAGAAGATGAGCCGGATCCGCAAGGCGATCGCGAGCCACATGGTCAACAGCCTGAAGGTCTCGGCTCAGCTGACCACGGTGGTCGAGGTCGACGTCACCGAGATCGCCAAGCTGCGCAACGCGAAGAAGGCGGAGTTCGAGGCCCGTGAGGGCGTCAAGCTGTCGTTCCTCCCGTTCTTCGCCCTCGCCGCGGTCGACGCCCTGAAGCAGTACCCGAAGCTGAACGCGTCGATCGACGAGGAGAAGGGCGAGATCACGTACCACGCGGCCGAGCACCTCGGCATCGCGGTGGACGTGGAGCGCGGCCTGATGGTCCCGGTCGTGCACAACGCCGGCGACCTGAACATCGCCGGACTGGCGAAGAAGATCGCCGACCTCGCCGACCGCACCCGCAACAACAAGGTGCTGCCGGACGAGATGGCGGGCGGCACGTTCACCATCACCAACACCGGTAGCCGGGGCGCGCTGTTCGACACCCCGATCCTGAACCAGCCGCAGGTCGGCATGCTCGGGACCGGAGCTGTGGTGAAGCGCCCGGTCGTCATCACCCACCCGGAGCTCGGCGAGACGATCGCGATCCGGCAGATGGTGTACCTGGCGCTGACCTACGACCACCGCCTGGTCGACGGCGCCGACGCGGCCCGCTACCTGACGGCGGTCAAGCAGCGCCTCGAAGAGGCCCAGTTCGACGTCTGA
- a CDS encoding TIGR01777 family oxidoreductase, with protein sequence MKYVLAGASGFLGKALARDLVADGHQVVRLVRRTPTSADEVRWDPARGDLDPGALGEPDVLVNLAGANIGRPWTPTYRRTIRESRVSTTSTLARVAAQLDGRPVLITQSGIGGYGKDLGDQILTEDTALGDGFLADVVRLWEGALGPAQEAGSRVAALRTGVVLDRKAPAFQLLAVPFRLGLGGRLGPGTQYFPTVSLTDWLRAVRHVAEHDTLSGPINVALPTPPTNTEFTEALATALHRPALVPIPAFLMKAALGEFAWELLGSKRALPTRLQSHGFTFHHPTITPTISAALA encoded by the coding sequence ATGAAGTACGTGCTGGCCGGGGCCTCCGGCTTCCTCGGCAAGGCCCTCGCCCGCGACTTGGTTGCCGACGGCCACCAGGTCGTCCGGCTGGTTCGCCGTACGCCGACCTCGGCCGACGAGGTGCGCTGGGACCCGGCGCGGGGCGATCTGGATCCCGGTGCCCTCGGCGAGCCCGACGTCCTGGTGAACCTCGCCGGCGCGAACATCGGCCGCCCGTGGACCCCGACGTACCGCCGCACCATCCGGGAGAGCCGGGTCAGCACCACCTCGACCCTCGCCCGGGTGGCAGCGCAGCTCGACGGGCGGCCGGTCCTGATCACCCAGAGCGGGATCGGCGGCTACGGCAAGGACCTCGGCGACCAGATCCTGACCGAGGACACCGCTCTCGGCGACGGCTTCCTCGCAGACGTCGTACGCCTCTGGGAAGGCGCACTGGGACCCGCCCAGGAAGCCGGCAGCCGAGTTGCCGCTCTTCGTACCGGAGTAGTGCTGGACCGCAAGGCTCCCGCGTTCCAGCTCCTCGCCGTCCCCTTCCGCCTCGGCCTCGGCGGCCGTCTGGGGCCCGGCACGCAGTACTTCCCTACCGTCTCCCTCACCGACTGGCTCCGAGCAGTCCGGCACGTCGCAGAACACGACACCCTGAGCGGCCCGATCAACGTCGCCCTCCCCACCCCACCCACGAACACCGAATTCACCGAGGCCCTCGCCACCGCCCTGCACCGTCCCGCGCTGGTCCCGATCCCCGCCTTCTTGATGAAGGCCGCCCTCGGCGAATTCGCCTGGGAACTCCTAGGCAGCAAACGAGCCCTCCCCACCCGCCTCCAGTCCCACGGCTTCACCTTCCACCACCCCACCATCACCCCCACCATCTCCGCCGCCCTCGCCTGA
- a CDS encoding DUF222 domain-containing protein yields the protein MTAIALNPNPGVPLPAGSAVAEVRPPASPWSALPPLPPPDDLYDPEDPHPPRFIGEEDLYDDLPPMSRVDWLDWLEWAGVEQDEAEREMLRLNAPAWVFLPPGAELAAALEKLRPQCETPVALIEAMKAAARMEAWAASIKTSAMASFVRQRKAQATEIPRPTQIDTSGRPIDPERSWSAEIGAALHLSTDTAARHIDTALHLTGPLTATHTALRCGALTWSKALAISEATRHLPTDAAQAVEAHVLRRAPGQTHKNLRESLRRQVAKHTIREDADRHRAAVTDRTCKIVPLPDGMAGLWVVHTADKIQQMWVVIQAMADLAKRGNPTGPSTTTRSTTSTTTCTATCTATCTTTCTATCTATCTTTGTATSTTQADPHPGDTTSTGTAATNETTATAHTAGAQAATVDPAPPGTDTPPRTDSPPGVTATDPDRQTEAQRTHNERITDRNRDERTAEQRRADVMADVFEQMLHNGLDWLGRRLPDQHRRRPHIEVLIPATTLLGMDDDPCELTGYGPIPADMARRIATDGTWRRLLTDPTNGTVLEASTTRHDPGTLVTETLLARHPTCAWPGCNRTSRQCDRDHTTPFTRTGRTTLTGLAPYCEYHHVIKDTPAWGWTSTTHPDGSVTLTAPTGHRYTTVPPARGPLTTSSSEACTPPQDPPATRRQPPDPPPF from the coding sequence ATGACAGCGATCGCGCTCAACCCGAACCCCGGCGTTCCACTGCCCGCCGGGTCAGCTGTCGCTGAAGTCCGTCCACCGGCATCCCCTTGGTCGGCACTGCCACCGCTCCCCCCACCGGACGATCTGTACGACCCCGAGGACCCGCATCCGCCGCGATTCATCGGCGAGGAAGACCTGTACGACGACCTACCGCCGATGTCCCGCGTCGACTGGCTGGACTGGCTGGAATGGGCCGGTGTCGAGCAAGACGAGGCCGAACGGGAGATGCTGCGCCTGAACGCCCCCGCCTGGGTGTTCCTGCCGCCCGGCGCCGAACTCGCCGCCGCACTGGAGAAACTCCGGCCACAATGCGAGACACCGGTCGCGCTGATCGAGGCGATGAAGGCCGCCGCGCGGATGGAAGCCTGGGCCGCCTCGATCAAGACCTCCGCGATGGCATCGTTCGTGCGCCAACGCAAAGCCCAGGCCACCGAGATCCCCCGCCCGACCCAGATCGACACCTCCGGCCGCCCGATCGACCCCGAACGCTCCTGGTCCGCCGAGATCGGCGCCGCGCTGCACCTGTCCACTGACACCGCCGCCCGCCACATCGACACCGCACTCCACCTGACCGGACCACTCACCGCGACCCACACCGCACTACGCTGCGGCGCCCTGACCTGGTCCAAAGCCCTGGCCATCTCCGAAGCCACCCGGCACCTCCCAACCGACGCCGCCCAAGCAGTCGAAGCGCACGTACTGCGCCGCGCCCCCGGTCAGACCCACAAGAACCTGCGCGAATCACTGCGCCGTCAGGTCGCCAAACACACCATCCGCGAAGACGCCGACCGACACCGCGCCGCGGTCACCGACCGCACCTGCAAAATCGTCCCCCTCCCCGACGGCATGGCCGGGCTATGGGTCGTCCACACCGCCGACAAAATCCAGCAAATGTGGGTCGTCATCCAAGCCATGGCCGACCTCGCCAAACGCGGCAACCCCACGGGCCCGAGCACCACGACCAGGTCCACGACCAGCACCACGACCTGCACCGCGACCTGCACCGCGACCTGCACCACGACCTGCACCGCGACCTGCACCGCGACGTGCACCACGACCGGCACCGCGACGAGCACCACGCAAGCCGATCCCCACCCCGGCGACACCACCTCAACCGGCACCGCAGCCACCAACGAAACCACTGCGACGGCCCATACCGCCGGCGCACAGGCAGCCACCGTCGATCCCGCCCCGCCCGGCACCGACACCCCACCACGCACTGACAGCCCGCCCGGCGTGACCGCCACTGATCCAGACCGTCAGACCGAGGCTCAGCGAACCCACAACGAGCGGATTACCGATCGGAACAGGGACGAGCGGACCGCGGAGCAGCGGCGTGCCGACGTCATGGCCGACGTCTTCGAACAGATGCTGCACAACGGCCTGGACTGGCTCGGCCGCCGACTACCCGACCAGCACCGCAGACGCCCCCACATCGAAGTCCTCATCCCAGCCACCACCCTGCTCGGGATGGACGACGACCCCTGCGAACTCACCGGCTACGGCCCCATCCCCGCCGACATGGCCCGCCGCATCGCCACCGACGGCACCTGGCGCAGGCTCCTCACCGACCCCACCAACGGCACCGTCCTCGAAGCCTCCACCACCCGCCACGACCCCGGCACCCTCGTCACCGAAACCCTCCTCGCCCGCCACCCCACCTGCGCCTGGCCCGGCTGCAACCGCACCTCCCGCCAATGCGACCGCGACCACACCACCCCCTTCACACGAACCGGCCGAACAACCCTCACCGGCCTCGCGCCCTACTGCGAATACCACCACGTCATCAAAGACACCCCCGCCTGGGGATGGACCAGCACCACCCACCCCGACGGCTCTGTCACCCTGACCGCCCCCACCGGCCACCGCTACACCACAGTCCCACCCGCCCGCGGCCCTCTCACCACATCATCATCCGAGGCCTGCACCCCACCGCAGGATCCTCCAGCCACCCGCCGGCAACCACCCGATCCCCCACCGTTCTGA